TGCCGCGGCCGAGTCGGGCTCCTTCGGAGCCCCCTACGACACCCTGGGCACCCGGCGCCGCCGGGTCGCCGTGCGGGGGACCCGGGGCATCGGCCCGGAGGACATGGTCGGCAACACCCGTCTGGGGGAGGTCGACGTCGACCCCCGCACCGGGCTCGTCACGCTCGACGGGGAACCCCTGCGCTCCGAGCCGGCGCAGCAGGTCTCGCTCAACCGCCTCTACTTCCTCTGAGGGCGCCTCCTGCCCGTTCCCTCTCGCACGGATCGACTCTTGACTGAATTTTCAGTCGGTGAAAGGCTCCCACAAAAGAAATGAGACAGCTGATGTCCGAATACCGCATGCCTGCCGAGTGGACAGAGCACGAGGGCTGCCTGATGGCCTGGCCCACCCGCGAGGACCTGTGGGGAAGCGTGCTGGCCGACGTCAAGGAGGAGTACGCCAACGTCGCCCGCGCCATCGCGGCCTTCGAGCACGTGACGGTGGTCGCTCCGCCCGGCCACGGCGAGGACGCCCGCGCCCGCTGCGGCCAGGACACCGCCGGCATCACCGTCATCGAGATGCCGCTCGACGACTCCTGGTTCCGCGACTGCGCCCCGCTCTTCGTCCTCGACGCCGACGGCAACCGCGCCGGCGTGGACTTCCGCTTCAACGCCTGGGGCGGCAAGCACCACCCGTTCGACGCCGACGACCGGGTCAGTGCCCTGCTGCTGGAGCACCTCGGGGTCGACCGCATCACCTCCGACATGATCCTCGAAGGCGGTGCGATCACCGTCGACGGCGAAGGCACCCTGATCACCACCGAGCAGTGCCTGCTGCACCCCAACCGGAACCCCGACAAGAGCCGTGACGAGATCGAGGCCGAGCTGAAGTCCCGGCTCGGCGTCACCAAGGTGATCTGGCTGCCGTACGGCGGCCTGCTCGACACCGAGACCGACGGCCACGTCGACGGCGTCTGCGCCTTCGCCGCGCCCGGCACGGTCGTCGTCTCCCTGCCCGACAACCCCAACCACCCCGACTACGCCCGGATGCGCGCCAACCGTGCGGTGCTCGAAGCCGCCACCGACGCCCAGGGCCGCCGACTGGAGATCATCGACGTGCCGCAGACGGCCTTCGCCGATCTCGCCGACGGCGAGATCGAGGTGTCCTACCTGAACTACTACGTGGCCAACGGCGGCGTCGTCGTCCCGGTGGCCGGGCTGGCCCAGGACGAGGACGCCCTCGCCGTCATCGCCTCCGCCCACCCCGGCCGCAAGGTCGTCGGCGTACGGGCGCTCGCCATCGCGTTCGGCGGCGGCGGAGTCCACTGCATCACCCAGCAGATCCCCGCCGCACGCACCGGCGTGCACGCCGCCGGCTGACCCGGACACCGGCCGTTCCCCGCGGACCGACCCGAGGCCCCCCGGCGGTCCGCTCCCTCCTCCCCCGCATCCCTCACGGAAAAGAGAGCGCGACGATGACCACCTCCCCACCCCGCACGGCAAGACGCCCCCACCGCCCCCACCGCCCCCACCTCCGCCGCAGCGCGGTCCTCACCAGCGCCGTCCTGACCTCCCTCGCCCTGCTCGCGGCCTGCTCCGGTCCGCCCAAGGGCGACGCGGGCGAGGTCACCGACGTCCACCTCTCCGCCTCCACGCCCCCGGCCCGCGGCGAGATCGACTCCTTCAGCTGGGCCGTCTACGCCGAACCGCCGACCCTCGACTACACGGTGGCGTTCGACTACCCGCAGAACACCATCCTGTCCAACGTGTGCGAGAGCCTGATGCGCTGGACCCCGGCGCTCACCACCGAGCCCGGGCTCGCCCAGAAGGCGTCCAACCCCGATCCCACCACCTGGGTCTACGACCTGCGCCCCGGCGTGCGCTTCCACGACGGCAAGGAGATGACCGCCGACGACGTGGTCTTCAGCCTCGGCCGGCAGATGGACCCCGACAACGCCGCCGCCTGGGCCCAGGTCTTCCAGAACGTCTCCGCCGTCACCAAGAGCGGCCCGCTCCAGGTCACCGTCAAGCTCAAGAAGCCCGACTCCCAGTTCCCGCAGTACATGGCGACCGCTGCCGGAGCGGTGGCTTCCCAGGCCGGCGTCGAGGCGGCGGGCAAGGACTACGGCACGACCGGCGGGCTCGCCTGCACCGGCCCCTTCGAACTCGGCACGTGGAACAAGGGCCAGTCGGTCGAACTCAACCGCTTCGACGGCTACTGGGGCGCCAAGGCCAAGTCGAAGAAGGCCGTCTTCCGCGTACTGACCGACCCGTCCGCCCGCACCAACGCGATGCTCAGCGGGGAGGTCGACGGCGGCTACCTGATCCCCACCGAGAGCTACGCCCGCCTGCGCGGCAGCGGCAGCGGCACCCTCTACTTCGGCGAGGGCCTGAGCACGGTCAACGTCAACGTCACCAACATGGAGGGGCCCCTCGGTGACGTCCGCGTCCGAAGGGCCCTGTCCCTGGCGCTCGACCGCACCGGATTCGTCAAGGCCGGACTCGGGGGCGCGGGCACCGTCACCAACTCCCTGACCACCCGCGCCGCCTGGGCCGCCGCACCCGAGAACACCCTGAAGACCGCCCTCGACGGGCTGCCGCCCACCGGCCAGGACATCGACAAGGCCAAGGCGCTGGTCCAGGAGGCCGGGGCCACCGGCAAGACCCTGACCATGGCCACCAGTTCCATAGGCCAGGACGTCTCCCTCCTCGCCACCGCGGTCCAGGCGGCCGGTACGCAGATCGGCCTGGACATCCGGCTGAAGACCATCGCCCCCAACGCCTTCACCGCACTCTTCACCGACCCCCGGGCGCGCGAGGGCATCGACATGTTCCCGCTCACCTACTACGACTCGATCACCGACCCGCTCGACCTCCTGGCGAACTTCAAGACCGGCGCGTACATGAACTTCGCCGGCTACAGCGACCCCCAGTACGACCAGCTCGTCGACCAGGCCACCGCCGTCTACCCGGTCCAGCAGCGGATGGAGATCGAGGCGAAACTCCAGCACCACGCCTGCGAGCAACTGCTGTGGATCCCCGTCGCCGAGTGGCCGACCGCGCTGTTCCAGGGCAAGCGCATCACGGGAGCGCCCACCACCATCTCGTACATGTACCACCCGTGGGCCGCCGACGTGGGGGCCGCGCAGTGAGCTTCGCCCGATTCGCCGTACGACGGGTGGCGGAAATGGCCGCCACCCTCCTCGCCGCCTCGTTCGTGGTCTTCGGCGCCATGTACACGGCGCCGGGCAACCCGGCGAGCTTCCTGCTCGCCGGCCGGTCGGCCTCCCCGGAGGCCCTCGCCTCGATCAACGCCCAGTACCACCTGGACGATCCTTTCCTCACCCGCTACTTCCACTGGCTCGGGGACGTGCTCCAAGGCGACTTCGGGCGCTCGATCACCTACCGCACCGATGTCTCGCGCCTCCTGGCGGACCGGCTTCCCGTGACGCTGCTGCTGATCACCATGGCTCTCGTCGTGGTCGTGGCGGTCGGCCTGCTGCTGGGCCGGACCGCCGCCGTCCGGGGCGGGGCCACCGATTCCGCGATCCTGGTCACCACGACGTTCGCCGTCGGCACTCCGTCCTTCGTCGCGGCCGTCCTGCTCCAGGGGCTGTTCGCCGTCCAGCTGGGGTGGTTCCCCAGCAGCGGCGCCGGCGAGGGCTTCGCGGACATGCTCTGGCACCTCGCGCTCCCCGCGGTCGCCCTCGCGCTCTACCTGATCGGCATGCTCGCCCGCGTCACCCGCTCCGCCATGCTCGAAGCCCTCGACAGCGAGCACGTCACCGTCGCCCGCAGCCGGGGCGTCCCCGAACGCCAGGTCATCCGCCGCCACGTCTTCCGCAACTCCCTCGGGACCGTCCTGACCACCGGCGGACTGATCGTCTCCACCCTCCTGGTGTGCACCATCCTGGTCGAGACCGCCTTCAGCATCGGCGGCATCGGCCAGCTCCTCGAACTGTCCACCACCACCAAGGACTTCCCGACCGTCCAGGCGATCTCCCTGATCATCGTCGCCCTCTTCATGATCGTGAACCTGCTCGTGGACCTGCTGCTGCCCCTGGTCGACCCCCGGGTCACCCTCGGAACGAGGGGAGCCGCCACGTGAGCGCCGTACTCGTCCGCCGCCCCGGCCTCTCCCGGATCCGTGCCACCGGTTCCCCGCTCCACCTCCTCTGCCTGGGCCTCGTCGCCCTCGTCGTCCTCGCCGCACTGCTCGCGCCCTGGGCGGCGCCCCAAGACCCCAACGCCGTGGACCTCGGCAACGCCCTCGCCGAGCCCTCCGCCGCACACCCGCTCGGCGTGGACGCCGCCGGCCGCGACACCCTCTCCCGGCTGCTGTTGGGCGCGCGCACCTCGCTCCTCGGACCGCTGGGCGTCGTCGCCTTCTCCACCGTGGCGGGCATCGCCATCGGCATGGCCGCCGCCTGGCGGGGCGGCTGGATCGACTCCGTCCTGTCCCGCAGCACGGAGCTGGTCTTCGCCTTCCCCGGCATGCTGCTGGCCATCCTGATCATCTCCGTCTACGGAGAGGGCCTGCTCGCCCCCGTCATCGCGCTGGCCGTCGCCTACCTGCCCTACGTCAGCCGCCTCACCCGCTCCCTCGTGCTCGCCGAGCGCAGCCGCCCGTACGTGAGCGCCTATCAGGTCCAGGGCCACTCGGCCGTACAGATCTGCCTGCGCCACGTCCTGCCGAACATCGCCCCCGTCGTCCTCGCCCAGTCCACCATCAACTTCGGCTACGCCCTGATGGACCTCGCCGGACTGTCGTTCCTCGGGCTCGGAGTTCCGGCCCTCACCCCCGACTGGGGCCGCATGGTCTTCGACGGGCAGACCGCCATCCAGCACGGCTACCCGCTCTCCGCGATCCTGCCCTGCGCCTTCATCGTGCTGACCGTGGTCGCCTTCAACGTGGTGGGCGAGCGGTGGGCCGACCGTGTAGCCGGGAGAACCCCATGAAACAGGCGCGACTGACACGAGCGACGCGACCGAC
Above is a genomic segment from Streptomyces sp. NBC_01233 containing:
- a CDS encoding agmatine deiminase family protein, whose protein sequence is MSEYRMPAEWTEHEGCLMAWPTREDLWGSVLADVKEEYANVARAIAAFEHVTVVAPPGHGEDARARCGQDTAGITVIEMPLDDSWFRDCAPLFVLDADGNRAGVDFRFNAWGGKHHPFDADDRVSALLLEHLGVDRITSDMILEGGAITVDGEGTLITTEQCLLHPNRNPDKSRDEIEAELKSRLGVTKVIWLPYGGLLDTETDGHVDGVCAFAAPGTVVVSLPDNPNHPDYARMRANRAVLEAATDAQGRRLEIIDVPQTAFADLADGEIEVSYLNYYVANGGVVVPVAGLAQDEDALAVIASAHPGRKVVGVRALAIAFGGGGVHCITQQIPAARTGVHAAG
- a CDS encoding ABC transporter substrate-binding protein — encoded protein: MTTSPPRTARRPHRPHRPHLRRSAVLTSAVLTSLALLAACSGPPKGDAGEVTDVHLSASTPPARGEIDSFSWAVYAEPPTLDYTVAFDYPQNTILSNVCESLMRWTPALTTEPGLAQKASNPDPTTWVYDLRPGVRFHDGKEMTADDVVFSLGRQMDPDNAAAWAQVFQNVSAVTKSGPLQVTVKLKKPDSQFPQYMATAAGAVASQAGVEAAGKDYGTTGGLACTGPFELGTWNKGQSVELNRFDGYWGAKAKSKKAVFRVLTDPSARTNAMLSGEVDGGYLIPTESYARLRGSGSGTLYFGEGLSTVNVNVTNMEGPLGDVRVRRALSLALDRTGFVKAGLGGAGTVTNSLTTRAAWAAAPENTLKTALDGLPPTGQDIDKAKALVQEAGATGKTLTMATSSIGQDVSLLATAVQAAGTQIGLDIRLKTIAPNAFTALFTDPRAREGIDMFPLTYYDSITDPLDLLANFKTGAYMNFAGYSDPQYDQLVDQATAVYPVQQRMEIEAKLQHHACEQLLWIPVAEWPTALFQGKRITGAPTTISYMYHPWAADVGAAQ
- a CDS encoding ABC transporter permease translates to MSFARFAVRRVAEMAATLLAASFVVFGAMYTAPGNPASFLLAGRSASPEALASINAQYHLDDPFLTRYFHWLGDVLQGDFGRSITYRTDVSRLLADRLPVTLLLITMALVVVVAVGLLLGRTAAVRGGATDSAILVTTTFAVGTPSFVAAVLLQGLFAVQLGWFPSSGAGEGFADMLWHLALPAVALALYLIGMLARVTRSAMLEALDSEHVTVARSRGVPERQVIRRHVFRNSLGTVLTTGGLIVSTLLVCTILVETAFSIGGIGQLLELSTTTKDFPTVQAISLIIVALFMIVNLLVDLLLPLVDPRVTLGTRGAAT
- a CDS encoding ABC transporter permease gives rise to the protein MSAVLVRRPGLSRIRATGSPLHLLCLGLVALVVLAALLAPWAAPQDPNAVDLGNALAEPSAAHPLGVDAAGRDTLSRLLLGARTSLLGPLGVVAFSTVAGIAIGMAAAWRGGWIDSVLSRSTELVFAFPGMLLAILIISVYGEGLLAPVIALAVAYLPYVSRLTRSLVLAERSRPYVSAYQVQGHSAVQICLRHVLPNIAPVVLAQSTINFGYALMDLAGLSFLGLGVPALTPDWGRMVFDGQTAIQHGYPLSAILPCAFIVLTVVAFNVVGERWADRVAGRTP